A single region of the Streptomyces sp. NBC_01803 genome encodes:
- a CDS encoding FAD-dependent monooxygenase: METGAAGARSEAGVLVVGAGPSGLVTALELARHGVRARVVDRRAGPAPAEQSRATIVHARTLEVLDRFGLADEALASGVPITRVEVRERRRPTAHLPLAGGGVEGRTRFPCALSVAQSETERILTAALAARGVPVEWGRPVENVAPAGDGVEVRLGGGETLRVRWVVAADGAGSTTRRCLGIGFIGGTYPQRGLLADVTFAADPPPPRLRLTLTRGGFVGVLPISPGRYRLFGAVPPGLAPGGAGGQVSHDPYQRLDAQELRRWFDGYFEATGTLDEVIWASLFRFHSRIADRFAAGGVFLVGDAAHVHNPAGGQGLNLGVGDAANLGWKLALVERGEAPPGLLDSYEAERRPVARAITRNTDRGFRVETTANPVAMWLRGHVAMRLISVASRWSAVRRTVFRTLSQTWIGYRGSPAVAAGRGRGPLRPGDRAPHAPLAAPGGGLLDLLRPGGFLLLAFEGTRPAPAGRRPDAAALGAALAGRYTAGVPVRVIPRAEAAAHAAYGARRARLVLLRPDGHVAWAGAWPAAGPPRRLTACLDRLLTARAGAPGKFRKSGKSGT; the protein is encoded by the coding sequence GTGGAGACAGGAGCGGCCGGGGCGCGGTCGGAGGCGGGGGTGCTGGTCGTCGGCGCCGGCCCGAGCGGGCTGGTGACGGCTCTGGAGCTGGCGCGGCACGGCGTGCGGGCGCGGGTGGTCGACCGCAGGGCGGGTCCGGCCCCGGCCGAGCAGTCGCGGGCGACGATCGTGCACGCGCGGACCCTGGAGGTGCTCGACCGGTTCGGGCTGGCCGACGAGGCGCTGGCGAGCGGGGTGCCGATCACGCGGGTCGAGGTGCGCGAGCGGCGCCGCCCGACGGCGCATCTGCCGCTGGCCGGCGGTGGCGTGGAGGGGCGGACGCGGTTTCCGTGCGCGCTGTCCGTGGCGCAGTCGGAGACCGAGCGGATCCTGACGGCGGCGCTGGCCGCGCGGGGCGTACCGGTCGAGTGGGGGCGGCCGGTGGAGAACGTGGCCCCGGCCGGGGACGGCGTCGAGGTGCGCCTGGGCGGTGGCGAGACGCTGCGGGTCCGCTGGGTGGTGGCCGCCGACGGCGCCGGGAGCACCACGCGGCGGTGCCTGGGGATCGGGTTCATCGGCGGCACCTATCCGCAGCGCGGCCTGCTGGCCGACGTGACGTTCGCGGCGGACCCGCCGCCGCCCCGGCTGCGGCTCACCCTCACGCGCGGCGGCTTCGTCGGGGTGCTGCCGATCTCCCCCGGCCGCTACCGGCTCTTCGGGGCCGTGCCGCCCGGCCTGGCGCCCGGCGGCGCCGGGGGCCAGGTCTCGCACGACCCCTATCAGCGGCTCGACGCCCAGGAGCTGCGGCGGTGGTTCGACGGCTACTTCGAGGCGACCGGAACGCTGGACGAGGTGATCTGGGCCTCGCTGTTCCGGTTCCACAGCCGGATCGCCGACCGGTTCGCCGCCGGGGGGGTGTTCCTCGTCGGCGACGCCGCGCACGTGCACAACCCGGCGGGCGGCCAGGGGCTGAACCTGGGGGTCGGCGACGCGGCGAACCTGGGCTGGAAGCTGGCGCTGGTCGAACGCGGTGAGGCGCCGCCCGGGCTGCTCGACAGCTACGAGGCCGAACGCCGTCCGGTGGCCCGCGCGATCACCCGGAACACGGACCGGGGCTTCCGGGTGGAAACCACCGCCAACCCGGTGGCGATGTGGCTGCGCGGCCATGTCGCGATGCGGCTGATCTCCGTGGCGTCCCGGTGGTCGGCGGTGCGCCGGACCGTTTTCCGGACACTGTCGCAGACCTGGATCGGGTACCGGGGCAGCCCCGCCGTGGCGGCCGGCCGGGGCCGGGGCCCGCTGCGGCCGGGCGACCGGGCGCCGCACGCGCCGCTGGCCGCGCCCGGCGGCGGCCTGCTGGACCTGCTGCGGCCGGGCGGTTTCCTGCTGCTGGCGTTCGAGGGCACGCGGCCGGCACCGGCCGGGCGGCGTCCGGACGCCGCCGCGCTCGGCGCGGCCCTGGCGGGCCGGTACACCGCCGGAGTGCCGGTGCGGGTGATTCCCCGGGCCGAGGCCGCCGCGCACGCGGCGTACGGGGCGCGCCGGGCCCGGCTGGTGCTGCTCCGGCCGGACGGCCACGTCGCCTGGGCCGGCGCCTGGCCGGCGGCCGGGCCGCCGCGCCGGCTGACGGCGTGTCTGGACCGCCTGCTGACGGCCCGCGCCGGGGCGCCCGGCAAGTTCCGCAAGTCCGGCAAGTCCGGGACCTGA
- a CDS encoding tryptophan halogenase family protein: protein MIKTVTIVGGGTAGWMTAAYLKAAFADRLDVTLVESPSVGRIGVGEATFSTVRHFFDYLGLDESTWLPRCDGSYKLGIRFENWDRAGSYFYHPFERLRKVDGFSLGEWWLKIGDHTRPFDRQCFITPALCDAKRSPRRLDGTLFAVGLDGSLGRSSLAEQRAQFPYAYHFDADKVARFLAGYSKERGAHHVVDDVVHTALDERGWISHVVTRGGARLAADLFVDCTGFRGALINKLLGEPFLSFRDVLPNNRAVALRVPRADVTDMNPYTTATAMDAGWIWTIPLYHRDGLGYVYSDAFCSPDEAERTLRARAGDTRGDLDVNHITMRVGRCRDSWVRNCVAIGLSSAFVEPLESTGIFFIQHGIEQLVKHLPDRDFSPGLRQAYNRRIAQAVDGVKEFLVLHYRAAGRQDNDYWRAARGREVPEGLAERLAQARPHLLDDEAVFPYYHGFEPYSWNTMLLGLAGLPAVPRPALHHIDPARAHEEFARLRAEAATVVRELPSCHEYLRRLNSA from the coding sequence ATGATCAAGACGGTCACCATCGTCGGCGGCGGAACGGCCGGCTGGATGACAGCCGCGTATCTCAAGGCGGCCTTCGCCGACCGCCTCGACGTCACGCTGGTGGAGTCCCCCTCGGTCGGCCGGATCGGCGTCGGGGAGGCGACTTTCAGCACCGTCCGGCACTTCTTCGACTATCTCGGCCTGGACGAGAGCACCTGGCTGCCCCGCTGCGACGGCAGTTACAAGCTGGGCATCCGCTTCGAGAACTGGGACCGCGCGGGCAGCTACTTCTACCACCCCTTCGAACGGCTCCGGAAGGTCGACGGCTTCTCGCTGGGGGAGTGGTGGCTGAAGATCGGGGACCACACCCGGCCCTTCGACCGCCAGTGCTTCATCACGCCCGCGCTGTGCGACGCCAAGCGCTCGCCCCGCAGGCTCGACGGCACCCTCTTCGCCGTCGGTCTGGACGGATCGCTGGGCCGCTCCAGCCTCGCCGAGCAGCGCGCCCAGTTCCCCTACGCCTACCACTTCGACGCCGACAAGGTGGCCCGGTTCCTCGCCGGCTACAGCAAGGAGCGCGGCGCCCACCACGTCGTGGACGACGTGGTGCACACCGCCCTCGACGAACGCGGTTGGATCAGCCACGTGGTCACCCGCGGCGGCGCCCGCCTGGCCGCCGACCTGTTCGTCGACTGCACCGGCTTCCGGGGCGCGCTGATCAACAAGCTGCTCGGCGAGCCCTTCCTGTCGTTCCGGGACGTGCTGCCCAACAACCGCGCCGTCGCCCTCCGGGTACCCCGCGCGGACGTCACCGACATGAACCCCTACACCACCGCCACCGCGATGGACGCCGGATGGATATGGACCATCCCGCTCTACCACCGCGACGGCCTCGGCTACGTCTACTCCGACGCCTTCTGCTCGCCCGACGAGGCCGAACGGACCCTGCGCGCCCGCGCCGGGGACACGCGGGGGGACCTGGACGTCAACCACATCACCATGCGCGTCGGCCGCTGCCGCGACTCCTGGGTGCGGAACTGCGTCGCCATCGGCCTGTCCAGCGCCTTCGTGGAGCCGCTGGAGTCCACCGGTATCTTCTTCATCCAGCACGGCATCGAGCAGCTGGTCAAACACCTCCCCGACCGGGACTTCAGCCCCGGGCTGCGACAGGCGTACAACCGCCGGATCGCGCAGGCGGTGGATGGCGTCAAGGAGTTCCTCGTCCTGCACTACCGGGCCGCCGGGCGGCAGGACAACGACTACTGGCGGGCCGCCCGTGGCCGCGAGGTGCCCGAGGGCCTCGCCGAGCGGCTGGCGCAGGCACGGCCGCATCTGCTGGACGACGAGGCGGTCTTCCCGTACTACCACGGCTTCGAGCCGTACTCGTGGAACACCATGCTCCTCGGCCTGGCCGGCCTCCCGGCCGTCCCGCGCCCGGCGCTGCACCATATCGACCCGGCGCGCGCCCACGAGGAGTTCGCGCGGCTGCGCGCCGAGGCCGCCACCGTGGTGCGGGAGCTGCCGAGCTGCCACGAGTACCTGCGCCGCCTCAACAGCGCCTGA